One Thalassotalea hakodatensis DNA segment encodes these proteins:
- a CDS encoding tyrosine-type recombinase/integrase: MFANKSASEVYLMSLQSEQSRVTMASLLNVVAFKLQKKKSHQHVDWSFLHYEHILYFLSELSSQGKSPATINVYLSALKGVAKEAWRKKEIDVETYQHIKEIRRVRGSRSVKGRALSLDELNQLIDYCMMQDGVIAMRDAAVVALVYGAGLRRHEAANLLLSDLNLTEATLRVLGKGNKERVNALHNRILEILDVWLLERGTEPGPLFLRARKGNKLINAPISGQTIYDIIIRRYQEAGLKRLTPHDLRRTYATKLLENGEDVFVVQDLMGHSSVETTKNYDKRADIAKNKAAKALPF; this comes from the coding sequence ATGTTTGCAAATAAATCCGCATCAGAAGTTTATCTGATGTCACTACAATCAGAACAAAGCCGTGTGACTATGGCGTCATTGTTAAATGTTGTTGCTTTTAAATTACAAAAAAAGAAATCGCATCAACATGTTGATTGGTCTTTTTTACATTATGAGCATATTCTTTATTTTCTTTCTGAGCTTTCATCACAAGGAAAATCTCCAGCAACAATAAACGTGTATTTATCTGCACTTAAAGGTGTTGCTAAAGAAGCCTGGCGGAAAAAAGAAATAGATGTAGAAACCTATCAACACATCAAAGAAATCAGACGTGTTCGTGGCTCTCGTAGTGTTAAAGGACGCGCATTATCGCTAGATGAACTTAATCAGTTGATTGATTACTGCATGATGCAAGATGGTGTAATTGCTATGCGCGACGCTGCGGTTGTGGCGTTAGTTTACGGTGCTGGATTACGTCGCCATGAAGCGGCAAATCTATTGCTCAGTGATTTAAACTTAACAGAAGCTACCTTGCGGGTATTAGGTAAAGGAAATAAAGAACGTGTTAATGCCTTACATAACCGTATTTTAGAAATTTTAGATGTGTGGTTATTAGAACGTGGTACTGAGCCAGGTCCTTTATTTCTTAGAGCGCGCAAAGGAAATAAACTCATTAATGCGCCGATATCCGGACAAACTATTTACGACATTATTATCAGACGTTATCAAGAAGCTGGTTTAAAACGTTTAACACCGCATGATTTACGCAGAACGTATGCAACGAAATTACTTGAAAATGGAGAAGACGTGTTCGTTGTACAAGATTTAATGGGCCATTCTTCTGTTGAAACCACTAAAAACTATGATAAACGGGCAGATATTGCGAAAAATAAAGCGGCGAAAGCCCTACCTTTTTGA
- a CDS encoding alkaline phosphatase family protein produces the protein MKHSDNTVLFYYFMFKLTFLLFVVSFSSFAHCVNNKNPVILISLDGFAGKYLTTYQPPYLLSMAKKGVFTDALIPVYPSKTFPNHLTMVTGKPPAEHGIVHNSFYHRGFNTNYTLGSGKHNSAWLTAKPIWTIAEQQGIKTAVYFWPESETKVDNILPSYVKAYQHNTPNEVRLAQLVSWLQLPEPERPQLLISYISTIDDIGHSHGTKAEQTKNAIRKVDKLLEDFVNKVQQSTSLTPNIIIVSDHGMIDVKHGKKLNVDNLLTPPTGTIVVNGQTQLYIYNDNQVALTRLRNRLTKHKNRQYFRTYLATDFPKHWQLNLRTHTAPDMIIEAIPPAIFVKEGKHTPFATHGYDPIKNEDLNAMMIALGPQFKQGHQIDKLENKHVFHLVASLLSLQNIEHSEVIRAFFKRTP, from the coding sequence ATGAAGCATAGTGATAACACTGTGCTTTTTTATTACTTTATGTTTAAACTTACCTTTTTATTATTTGTCGTATCTTTTTCATCGTTTGCACATTGCGTAAATAACAAAAACCCTGTTATTCTCATTTCACTCGATGGTTTTGCGGGTAAATACTTAACAACATATCAACCCCCTTATTTACTTTCGATGGCAAAGAAAGGGGTATTTACCGATGCATTAATTCCCGTTTACCCTTCAAAAACATTTCCAAATCATCTTACGATGGTGACAGGTAAGCCGCCAGCTGAACATGGTATTGTACATAATAGCTTTTATCACCGAGGTTTTAATACAAACTATACGTTAGGAAGCGGAAAACACAACAGTGCCTGGTTAACGGCGAAACCAATATGGACAATCGCTGAACAGCAAGGTATTAAAACAGCCGTGTATTTTTGGCCTGAGTCAGAAACGAAAGTAGACAATATATTGCCTTCGTATGTTAAAGCGTATCAACATAATACCCCTAACGAAGTACGTTTAGCTCAACTTGTCTCTTGGCTGCAGTTACCAGAACCAGAGCGTCCACAGTTACTGATTAGTTATATTTCAACCATTGATGACATTGGCCACTCACATGGAACAAAGGCTGAACAAACTAAAAATGCAATTCGTAAGGTAGATAAGCTACTTGAGGACTTTGTAAATAAAGTACAGCAAAGTACATCGTTAACACCTAATATAATCATTGTATCAGATCACGGCATGATCGATGTAAAGCATGGTAAAAAGCTTAACGTTGATAACTTACTTACTCCACCAACCGGCACTATAGTCGTGAATGGTCAAACACAACTATATATTTATAACGATAACCAAGTCGCACTAACAAGGCTACGAAATCGATTAACTAAACATAAAAATCGACAGTATTTTCGTACCTATTTAGCTACAGATTTTCCTAAGCATTGGCAGTTAAACCTAAGAACACACACAGCCCCTGATATGATTATTGAAGCAATTCCACCTGCTATATTTGTAAAAGAAGGAAAACATACACCTTTTGCTACTCACGGGTACGACCCTATAAAAAACGAAGATTTAAATGCGATGATGATTGCTTTGGGGCCGCAATTTAAGCAAGGACACCAAATAGATAAGTTAGAAAATAAACATGTTTTTCATTTAGTTGCTTCATTGTTATCTTTACAAAATATTGAACATTCAGAGGTGATACGAGCATTTTTTAAACGCACCCCTTAA
- a CDS encoding helix-turn-helix domain-containing protein: protein MSILDIGEVVRLSGIPASTLRYYEEKGLINPIGRHGLRRQYDPAVLTQLSFISLGRLAGLSLNEINNMFEPKGKIVVDRRKLQQKADEIDQKIIQLTSMRDGLRHAAVCPEENHFECERFNKLLRTSTRRLKTNTV from the coding sequence ATGAGTATTTTAGACATTGGAGAAGTTGTTAGGTTGTCAGGAATACCGGCATCAACATTAAGGTATTATGAAGAAAAAGGCTTAATTAACCCCATAGGAAGACATGGTCTTAGGCGACAATACGATCCCGCAGTGTTAACCCAGCTATCTTTTATTTCCTTAGGTAGACTCGCAGGGTTATCACTCAATGAAATCAATAATATGTTTGAACCTAAAGGAAAAATTGTAGTAGATAGAAGAAAACTACAACAAAAAGCAGATGAAATTGATCAAAAAATAATACAACTAACATCAATGAGAGATGGCTTACGACATGCCGCGGTTTGCCCTGAAGAAAACCATTTCGAATGCGAAAGGTTTAATAAGTTACTACGTACTTCAACTAGACGATTAAAAACCAATACTGTATAA
- a CDS encoding response regulator, protein MFNVLVVDDSSIDIMLLEDIVKTSLPFSQNIDTYTDSLLALDAFHKNNYQLVITDIEMPLLDGFEFIEKIKPTTKGNVIAVSGCEAPENPNESILDAANCYGADYAVSKKNLYANLSALLTKLYHKQH, encoded by the coding sequence ATGTTTAACGTATTAGTCGTTGACGATTCATCTATCGATATTATGTTACTGGAAGATATTGTTAAAACGTCTTTACCCTTTAGCCAAAATATTGATACTTACACTGATAGTTTACTTGCACTCGATGCTTTTCATAAAAATAATTATCAGTTGGTGATCACAGATATTGAAATGCCTTTATTAGATGGTTTTGAGTTTATAGAAAAAATTAAGCCCACCACGAAAGGTAATGTTATTGCAGTTTCTGGCTGCGAGGCTCCTGAAAATCCAAATGAGTCAATTTTAGATGCTGCTAACTGTTATGGTGCTGACTATGCCGTATCTAAAAAGAACTTATATGCTAATTTAAGTGCGCTGCTTACTAAGTTATATCATAAGCAGCATTAG
- a CDS encoding M23 family metallopeptidase → MLNYRNYVSLAAGFLLSTSIAISASAQEVVLKGVIKQGGLIIGKTIPNSKVSLNGEPLLLSDNGDFVFGFSRDETKTKKLVVEKPDGTVYTKMLTPKKQQYNIQRVEGIAKKIMNPDPNNVKRAKKDAEQVYLARNKTSHRLDFTQGFIAPATGTITGVYGSQRFYNGKPGRPHYGLDYAGPTGTPVIAPASGIVTLYVPDMFYSGGTMIIDHGHGVTSTFLHLSDSYVKEGDTVNKGDKVAAIGATGRATGPHLDWRINWKHVKLDPTLALKAFE, encoded by the coding sequence ATGCTTAACTACAGAAACTACGTTAGTTTGGCAGCAGGATTTCTACTATCTACATCGATAGCCATTTCTGCTTCTGCTCAGGAAGTAGTACTTAAAGGCGTTATCAAGCAGGGCGGTTTAATTATTGGCAAAACCATACCTAACAGTAAAGTCAGCTTAAATGGTGAACCACTTTTATTGTCTGATAACGGTGATTTTGTTTTCGGCTTTTCACGTGATGAAACAAAAACTAAAAAACTTGTGGTAGAAAAGCCAGATGGCACAGTTTACACAAAAATGTTAACACCTAAAAAGCAGCAATATAATATTCAACGGGTTGAAGGGATCGCAAAAAAAATAATGAATCCCGATCCGAACAACGTTAAACGGGCAAAAAAAGACGCTGAACAAGTTTACTTGGCTCGCAATAAAACCAGCCACCGATTAGACTTTACCCAAGGCTTTATTGCGCCTGCAACTGGCACAATCACAGGTGTTTATGGTAGCCAACGTTTTTATAATGGTAAACCTGGTAGACCACATTATGGTTTAGATTACGCTGGACCAACAGGAACACCTGTGATAGCACCTGCGTCAGGCATTGTGACTTTATATGTTCCTGATATGTTCTATTCAGGTGGTACGATGATCATCGATCACGGGCACGGCGTTACTTCAACCTTTTTACATTTAAGTGATAGTTATGTAAAAGAAGGGGATACGGTTAACAAAGGTGACAAAGTGGCGGCTATTGGTGCCACAGGGCGTGCCACAGGGCCGCACCTTGATTGGCGTATTAATTGGAAACATGTCAAACTTGACCCCACTTTAGCACTAAAAGCATTTGAATAA
- a CDS encoding DUF2938 domain-containing protein yields the protein MIEWIINSVLIGIGATIVLDLWSLFIEKLFNVPPLNWRMVGRWVGLMSDGKFYHQNISQSKAVNNELLIGWVTHYIIGVIFAGAFLLIVNESVTLTSVSFLSSVIFGMVTVVFPFCIMQPCMGLGFVASKAPKPNIARIRSLINHMVFGVGLYVATLTYITVNQSLT from the coding sequence ATGATTGAATGGATAATTAACAGCGTGCTTATTGGTATTGGAGCTACCATAGTACTTGATTTATGGTCTTTATTTATAGAGAAGCTATTTAACGTGCCACCTCTTAACTGGCGCATGGTCGGTAGATGGGTAGGATTAATGAGTGACGGGAAGTTTTATCATCAAAATATATCACAGAGTAAAGCGGTTAATAATGAGCTACTTATTGGGTGGGTGACACATTATATAATTGGTGTAATATTTGCCGGTGCTTTTTTATTGATAGTTAATGAAAGCGTTACCCTCACTTCAGTTTCGTTTTTGTCGAGTGTTATCTTTGGAATGGTCACTGTCGTTTTCCCCTTTTGTATCATGCAGCCTTGTATGGGGCTTGGCTTTGTGGCATCAAAAGCCCCTAAGCCAAATATTGCACGCATACGAAGTTTGATAAATCATATGGTTTTTGGTGTTGGATTATACGTAGCTACCCTCACCTATATTACTGTTAATCAATCACTAACTTGA
- a CDS encoding 6-carboxytetrahydropterin synthase, which yields MQLFVKDLTVIDFSYCCSERGIVGESWIVDVLLDGSLNDMKMVLDFAVVKKQIKAIIDDAVDHKLLIPEQCSSVQVSESTFHKDHEFIDLSASRAQYYLQSPACAFAKLPASEITISSVTDYLTTIILAQLPNNVAGLELTLRPEKIDSDFYHYTHGLKLHDGNCQRIAHGHRSKIELFHNDNRSTDLEHFWCHRWQDIYIASEDDRVSKQHIQLSENAHLKLLDSHQYFAYQAPQGRFDIAVETKVLEVVDCDSTVELLADYIARQLKLQQPQDNFTVIAYEGVGKGAIAHA from the coding sequence ATGCAATTATTTGTCAAAGATTTAACCGTTATTGATTTTTCCTATTGTTGCTCAGAACGAGGAATAGTAGGAGAGAGTTGGATTGTTGATGTACTGCTTGATGGTTCGTTAAACGATATGAAAATGGTGCTTGATTTTGCAGTAGTTAAAAAGCAGATCAAAGCGATTATTGATGATGCAGTCGATCATAAATTGTTGATCCCAGAGCAATGTTCATCGGTACAAGTGTCAGAATCTACCTTTCATAAGGATCATGAATTTATAGATTTATCTGCGAGCCGTGCACAATATTACTTGCAATCACCTGCATGCGCTTTTGCAAAGTTGCCGGCAAGTGAAATCACTATTTCCTCTGTCACTGATTATCTTACCACTATTATTTTAGCGCAATTACCTAATAATGTGGCTGGCTTAGAGTTAACGTTACGACCAGAAAAAATAGACAGTGATTTTTATCATTATACTCATGGCCTTAAATTGCATGATGGAAATTGTCAGCGAATTGCGCATGGTCACCGTTCAAAAATTGAATTGTTTCACAACGACAATCGTTCTACTGACTTAGAGCATTTTTGGTGTCATCGTTGGCAAGACATTTATATTGCCTCAGAAGATGATCGGGTATCAAAACAACATATTCAACTGTCTGAAAATGCACATTTAAAGTTATTAGATAGTCATCAATACTTTGCTTATCAAGCCCCACAAGGTCGATTTGATATTGCCGTTGAAACAAAGGTTCTTGAAGTTGTTGATTGTGACTCTACCGTGGAATTATTAGCTGATTACATTGCACGTCAATTGAAACTGCAACAGCCTCAAGATAATTTTACTGTAATTGCGTATGAGGGTGTTGGAAAAGGAGCCATTGCACATGCTTAA
- a CDS encoding EAL and HDOD domain-containing protein, which produces MYSTYIARQAILDRNSNTIGYELLFRDSPDNKFPEIDQDVASSKLIIQNHLQGDIKAIALGKLAFINFTEKCLINKYPLMFDKNSIVIELVGHTSPTDRLLKIVKYYCEKGYKIALTEYDLDDRWDALFPYLSMIKVDIEKHNPKCLQPIVKRLKNYDIKLTAEKVETKFQLQSLTEVGFNFYQGYFYHEPEIIEGQTLAPIKAQMLHLISETFNTPLDYGKIAKIISHDVNLSVGLLKMVNNVATSTRVEITSLKQATAYLGEEKLKQFVTILALSKLTTDKTDEASKQALITAKLMTSLAKESAFKEISDFAFITGLLSAIEVILSMPMDEIVKTMPLADPITKALVDHDGLLGELLVLTTNYITGNGENISDLIKAYGLEADFIHNKFVEASLWCEELGVI; this is translated from the coding sequence ATGTATAGTACCTATATTGCTCGACAAGCGATCTTAGATCGAAATTCTAATACCATCGGTTATGAACTTTTGTTTAGAGATAGCCCTGACAATAAATTTCCAGAAATTGATCAAGACGTTGCAAGTTCTAAGCTTATTATTCAAAACCATTTACAGGGTGACATAAAAGCGATTGCACTTGGAAAATTGGCATTTATCAACTTTACAGAGAAGTGTTTAATTAACAAATATCCGTTGATGTTTGACAAAAACTCAATTGTAATTGAACTAGTAGGGCATACATCACCAACTGATAGACTGTTAAAGATCGTTAAATATTATTGTGAGAAAGGTTATAAAATTGCACTCACGGAATATGATTTAGATGATCGCTGGGATGCCTTATTTCCCTATTTATCGATGATAAAAGTCGACATCGAAAAGCATAATCCAAAGTGCTTACAACCGATTGTGAAACGATTAAAAAATTACGATATAAAGCTTACTGCTGAAAAAGTAGAAACTAAATTTCAATTACAATCGTTAACCGAAGTAGGCTTTAACTTTTATCAAGGCTATTTTTATCACGAACCTGAAATTATAGAAGGGCAAACCCTAGCCCCAATAAAAGCGCAAATGCTGCATTTGATCAGCGAAACGTTCAATACCCCACTAGATTACGGAAAAATTGCAAAAATTATCAGCCATGATGTAAACCTTAGTGTGGGCTTATTAAAAATGGTAAATAATGTCGCAACAAGTACCCGTGTTGAAATTACTTCATTAAAACAAGCAACGGCATATTTAGGTGAAGAGAAACTTAAACAATTTGTTACGATACTTGCGCTGTCAAAATTGACGACAGATAAAACCGATGAAGCATCAAAACAAGCGTTAATTACCGCTAAGTTAATGACATCTCTTGCTAAAGAAAGTGCCTTTAAAGAAATAAGTGATTTTGCATTCATCACAGGTTTATTAAGTGCAATAGAAGTTATTTTAAGTATGCCAATGGATGAAATTGTCAAAACAATGCCATTAGCAGACCCTATTACCAAAGCGTTAGTTGATCATGACGGCTTACTCGGTGAGCTATTAGTGTTAACAACAAACTATATTACAGGCAATGGTGAAAACATATCAGACTTGATAAAGGCATATGGATTAGAAGCTGATTTTATCCATAATAAATTTGTGGAGGCAAGCCTTTGGTGTGAAGAGTTAGGTGTAATTTAA
- a CDS encoding substrate-binding periplasmic protein: MNIKIFIAITATLLCLSNASANTKSTLAVGWELWYPYQYHNNQHELVGLDIDIFNKIVKKAGYNINYTELPWKRHLQYIKMGKMDIAMGASLSKDRTEYAYFTKPYRKEQVKLYVRKGTRQNIILNSLADLSKSNYMIGVEGGYYYGKLYKKLILQAEFRAHISEVIDLEENVKQTLKGHLDGFLVDPVTMRAFVEKYKLFNEFEEHSVEIYQDEIYLMLSKSTMNEDDLARFNDAIKSLQQSGELFEINQQWTSLQASKR, translated from the coding sequence GTGAATATTAAAATTTTTATTGCTATAACAGCAACTCTTTTATGCTTATCAAATGCATCTGCAAACACCAAATCAACCCTTGCGGTTGGTTGGGAGCTTTGGTATCCGTACCAATATCATAATAATCAACATGAATTAGTTGGCTTAGATATTGATATATTTAATAAAATTGTTAAAAAAGCCGGATACAATATTAATTACACTGAGTTACCGTGGAAGCGCCATTTACAATATATAAAAATGGGGAAAATGGACATTGCCATGGGCGCTTCGCTATCGAAAGACAGAACTGAATACGCATACTTCACCAAGCCTTATAGAAAAGAACAAGTTAAATTGTATGTAAGAAAAGGGACACGCCAAAACATTATTCTTAACTCTTTAGCTGATTTATCAAAAAGTAATTACATGATCGGTGTTGAAGGTGGTTATTATTACGGTAAATTGTATAAAAAACTGATCTTACAAGCTGAGTTCAGAGCACATATTAGTGAAGTAATTGACTTAGAAGAAAACGTAAAACAAACATTAAAAGGGCATTTAGATGGTTTTCTAGTTGATCCTGTGACCATGCGAGCCTTTGTTGAAAAATATAAGCTATTCAATGAGTTTGAAGAACACTCAGTAGAAATATATCAAGATGAAATTTATTTGATGTTAAGTAAATCTACGATGAATGAAGATGATTTAGCTCGATTTAATGATGCAATTAAGAGTTTACAACAATCAGGCGAGTTGTTTGAAATCAACCAACAATGGACAAGTTTACAAGCATCAAAAAGGTAG
- a CDS encoding excalibur calcium-binding domain-containing protein, producing the protein MYRGQLTKWDNAKGFGFINSAQLNQDTFIHISALKHMSRKPKQGDFIHFNVEQHKGKARATNARIEGVKANSPFKVSKTYKTRSGNKVIYAAVIIAIAAFIIQRLDLGQSNQTPQSQFKATPIPANIAPTQHFTCDGRQHCSQMTSREEAEFFTRHCPNTKMDGDNDGIPCENDSRF; encoded by the coding sequence ATGTACCGAGGTCAGTTAACTAAGTGGGACAATGCCAAAGGCTTTGGCTTTATAAACTCTGCTCAATTAAACCAAGATACTTTCATACATATCTCTGCACTCAAACATATGAGTAGAAAGCCTAAGCAAGGTGACTTCATTCATTTTAATGTTGAGCAACATAAAGGGAAGGCTCGAGCGACTAATGCTCGTATTGAAGGCGTAAAAGCAAATTCACCCTTTAAAGTTTCAAAAACGTATAAAACTCGTTCAGGCAATAAAGTTATCTATGCTGCTGTCATTATCGCAATCGCTGCATTTATCATTCAGCGCCTTGATTTAGGGCAAAGTAATCAAACACCGCAATCACAATTTAAAGCAACGCCAATACCAGCAAACATTGCTCCAACCCAGCACTTTACCTGTGATGGACGACAGCATTGTAGTCAAATGACATCTAGAGAAGAAGCTGAGTTCTTTACCAGACATTGTCCTAATACAAAGATGGATGGTGATAATGACGGAATACCTTGTGAAAATGATTCAAGGTTTTAA
- the nhaD gene encoding sodium:proton antiporter NhaD: MTKLLFVFFSILFSFPSYASGAGTVDLTGSVFGITAIVIFSIAYLLVIGEEFIHLRKSKPVLVAAGIIWLMIGYIYTQHGIAKQAEEAFNHNLLEYAQLLLFLLVAMTYINAMEERGIFESLRIWMVSKGLSLRSLFWTTGILAFAISSFANNLTTAMLMCAIVLKVAPNNLKFINIACINIVVASNAGGVFSPFGDITTLMIWQAGLLQFQQFFVLLIPSLVNFLIPALIMSFFISNHKSTPIFDNEFQLKRGAKRIVALFVLTIITAVLCHSLIQMPPVLGMMLGLGYLKFLGFYLRKSLPRSLDKKRTKAQINKDEKALKRLGNIVPFDIFDKVARAEWDTLLFFYGVVMCVGGLGFMGYLSLVSELLYTNWSPTYANIAVGVLSAIVDNIPVVFAVLSMQPVMDIQQWLLVTMTAGVGGSLLSVGSASGVALMGQTKGKYSFVGHLKWSWAIALGYVASIYVHFLING; encoded by the coding sequence TTGACTAAGTTACTCTTTGTATTTTTCAGTATTTTATTCTCTTTTCCTAGTTATGCATCGGGTGCTGGCACCGTTGATTTAACAGGTTCGGTTTTTGGCATTACTGCCATAGTGATATTTTCAATTGCTTATTTATTAGTCATTGGAGAAGAGTTTATTCATTTAAGGAAATCTAAACCTGTCTTGGTTGCTGCTGGTATTATCTGGTTAATGATTGGTTATATTTATACGCAACACGGTATCGCCAAACAAGCGGAAGAAGCATTCAATCATAATTTACTAGAGTACGCGCAACTTTTATTATTCTTATTAGTTGCAATGACCTACATCAATGCCATGGAAGAACGTGGTATTTTTGAAAGTTTACGTATCTGGATGGTATCAAAAGGGCTCAGTTTACGAAGCTTGTTTTGGACCACAGGCATATTAGCATTCGCCATTTCTTCATTCGCTAATAATCTTACAACGGCCATGTTGATGTGCGCTATTGTATTAAAAGTCGCCCCAAACAACCTAAAGTTTATTAATATTGCGTGTATTAATATTGTGGTAGCTTCAAATGCGGGTGGGGTGTTTAGCCCCTTTGGTGATATTACAACGTTAATGATTTGGCAAGCAGGTTTATTACAGTTTCAACAATTCTTTGTTTTATTAATACCTTCTTTGGTCAATTTTCTTATTCCAGCATTGATTATGAGCTTTTTCATTTCTAATCATAAATCTACGCCAATATTTGATAATGAGTTTCAATTAAAACGTGGCGCTAAGCGCATAGTGGCACTATTCGTGTTAACGATTATCACAGCGGTTTTATGCCATAGCTTAATTCAGATGCCACCCGTTTTAGGTATGATGTTAGGGTTAGGGTACTTAAAATTTCTTGGCTTTTATTTACGAAAAAGTTTACCTCGCTCTTTAGATAAAAAACGCACTAAAGCACAAATAAATAAAGATGAAAAGGCACTAAAACGTTTAGGAAATATTGTGCCATTTGATATTTTCGATAAAGTAGCAAGAGCTGAATGGGACACCTTATTATTCTTTTATGGTGTTGTGATGTGTGTTGGAGGCCTAGGTTTTATGGGCTATTTATCTTTAGTCTCCGAACTACTATACACAAATTGGAGCCCGACGTACGCAAATATAGCCGTAGGCGTTTTATCTGCCATTGTTGATAACATTCCCGTAGTTTTTGCCGTATTAAGTATGCAACCGGTAATGGACATACAGCAATGGTTATTAGTGACAATGACCGCAGGAGTGGGTGGAAGTTTATTATCTGTTGGTTCAGCGTCAGGTGTTGCGTTAATGGGGCAAACAAAAGGAAAATATTCATTTGTTGGTCATTTAAAATGGAGTTGGGCAATAGCATTAGGTTATGTTGCCAGTATCTACGTACACTTCTTAATTAACGGTTAG
- a CDS encoding phosphoribosyltransferase yields MQKRFISAQELLEDSFRVAHQVFEDGFKPDYIVGIWRGGAPIGIAVQEYFDYKNVETDHIAVRTSSYYGINQQSKEIKVHGLHYIIENANTDDSLLIVDDVFDSGRSIDALIKQLKLQMRNNMPTDVRVACPWFKPENNKVGFEPNYFVHESSEWLVFPHEISGLTPEEIIEGKSDLRNIKSLFS; encoded by the coding sequence ATGCAAAAACGCTTTATTTCAGCACAAGAGCTTTTAGAAGACTCTTTTCGTGTTGCCCATCAAGTCTTTGAAGATGGATTTAAGCCCGATTATATCGTTGGTATTTGGCGTGGTGGGGCACCAATTGGTATCGCAGTACAAGAATATTTTGATTATAAAAATGTAGAAACAGATCATATTGCAGTTCGTACTTCGTCTTATTATGGTATTAATCAGCAAAGTAAAGAAATAAAAGTGCATGGTTTGCATTACATAATAGAAAATGCCAATACTGATGATAGTTTACTTATTGTTGATGACGTTTTTGATTCAGGTAGAAGCATAGATGCGTTAATTAAACAGCTAAAGCTGCAAATGCGCAATAACATGCCTACAGATGTTAGAGTTGCTTGTCCTTGGTTTAAACCTGAAAATAATAAAGTAGGTTTTGAACCCAACTACTTTGTTCACGAATCATCTGAATGGTTGGTATTTCCGCATGAAATTTCTGGTTTAACACCTGAAGAAATCATTGAAGGAAAATCAGACCTTCGTAATATTAAGTCATTATTTTCATAA